One Gelria sp. Kuro-4 DNA segment encodes these proteins:
- a CDS encoding nucleotidyltransferase domain-containing protein has translation MQAEDELAADREAMTGVLKDYFRTRQDVALAFVFGSVAKGKATKRSDVDVAVYFSTPYDVQKLRKLSGELENLLHKDVDLIVLNDANPSLAWSALRGIPLRIADRGFYLEYMLDVSREAEDFREFIFDLWRLRQERRQRQSQDVG, from the coding sequence TTGCAGGCAGAAGATGAACTGGCTGCGGACAGAGAGGCTATGACCGGCGTCTTAAAGGACTATTTTCGTACGCGGCAGGATGTCGCACTAGCCTTTGTTTTCGGTTCGGTGGCCAAGGGTAAGGCGACCAAGCGCTCGGACGTGGATGTAGCCGTATACTTCAGCACTCCCTACGATGTGCAGAAACTCAGGAAGCTAAGCGGGGAACTGGAGAACCTGCTGCACAAGGACGTTGACCTGATCGTCCTCAACGACGCCAACCCCTCCCTGGCGTGGTCGGCCCTGCGCGGCATTCCCCTCCGGATAGCGGACCGTGGCTTCTACCTGGAATACATGTTGGACGTCTCGCGGGAGGCGGAGGACTTTCGCGAGTTCATCTTTGACCTTTGGCGCCTGCGGCAGGAGCGGCGGCAGCGGCAGTCCCAAGATGTAGGCTAA
- a CDS encoding DUF86 domain-containing protein: protein MFPLEEATKHSLLRRLEFARSELNDLKEYTNLDYQTYSTQRVIRRNVERMIENICNALTDIGKIIIAQSDDEMPETYKEVFVRLGALGFIDQDVAAALAGATKLRNVLAHQYLDIKWQYIREFLVHDVKEAERFVAVVERWLS from the coding sequence GTGTTCCCTCTGGAAGAAGCGACAAAACACAGCCTTCTCCGCCGGCTGGAGTTCGCGCGCAGCGAGCTCAACGACCTTAAAGAGTACACAAACCTGGACTACCAGACATACAGCACCCAGCGAGTAATTCGGCGCAATGTCGAGCGCATGATCGAGAACATCTGCAACGCGCTCACAGACATCGGGAAGATTATCATTGCGCAGTCGGATGATGAGATGCCGGAGACCTATAAAGAGGTTTTCGTTCGGCTGGGAGCGTTGGGCTTTATCGACCAGGACGTGGCTGCTGCACTTGCCGGGGCAACGAAGCTGCGCAATGTGCTGGCGCATCAGTATCTTGACATCAAGTGGCAGTACATCCGGGAGTTCTTGGTTCATGATGTAAAGGAAGCGGAAAGGTTTGTAGCCGTGGTCGAGAGGTGGCTCTCTTGA
- a CDS encoding TIGR02679 family protein encodes MTDLEAYLNQSGLKRLWPAVKRKYEALGRVGGSVKLTALTPPEREAIGGLLALDLSGQAKCKVALARVDAALRASRFGCTLVEALEVIYGADLKTRRDRRRAAAQAWEGFFAALEKTPRRKETARWLAELKAGRGAGYRTLLALYRRSREQALATLDTCLRALDRLPVWEISRTRLPVFAAELTGNPHALDLNTSLGRLVLSGITCVLGLGETPLTAAEQREAWRRAGLGDDDISSSVAVAGLKVRPHDPRAAIFAASQATATPLLLPLRFFQQETAWAAAPVYVVENPTVFSAILDAADAGWELPPLINVSGQPSVAALTLLDELAAAGAPIYYSGDFDWEGLQIGLRVAERCGSAFRPWFFDTRAYQAAPAGLPLTPTQAGRLAALSVPWDPQLPAAIRARGVVVYQEAMVPNLLADLRGRPPVPVQRRRD; translated from the coding sequence ATGACCGACCTGGAAGCTTACCTCAACCAGAGCGGCCTGAAACGCCTCTGGCCTGCGGTGAAAAGAAAATACGAAGCGCTGGGGCGGGTGGGCGGAAGCGTAAAGCTCACCGCCCTGACCCCTCCCGAGCGCGAGGCTATCGGCGGCCTGCTGGCGCTGGATCTCAGCGGGCAGGCGAAGTGTAAGGTGGCGCTGGCCCGCGTGGATGCGGCCCTGAGGGCCAGCCGTTTCGGCTGTACCCTGGTGGAAGCCCTGGAGGTTATCTACGGCGCCGACCTCAAGACCCGCCGGGACCGCCGCCGCGCCGCCGCACAGGCCTGGGAAGGCTTCTTCGCCGCCCTGGAAAAAACCCCGCGCCGAAAGGAAACCGCTCGCTGGCTGGCCGAACTGAAAGCCGGCCGCGGTGCCGGTTACCGCACCCTGCTCGCCCTCTACCGCCGGAGCCGCGAGCAGGCGCTGGCCACGCTGGACACCTGCCTCCGGGCTCTGGACAGGCTGCCCGTGTGGGAAATATCCCGCACGCGGCTGCCGGTTTTCGCGGCAGAGCTCACCGGCAACCCCCACGCTCTGGACCTGAACACTTCCCTGGGGAGGCTTGTCCTCTCGGGCATTACCTGCGTCCTCGGCCTGGGTGAGACGCCCCTCACCGCCGCCGAGCAGCGTGAGGCCTGGCGTCGGGCCGGGCTGGGCGATGACGACATCTCTTCCAGCGTGGCGGTGGCGGGGCTCAAGGTTCGGCCCCATGACCCACGGGCGGCAATCTTCGCCGCGTCCCAGGCCACCGCCACCCCACTGCTTCTGCCGCTGCGTTTCTTTCAGCAGGAGACCGCCTGGGCCGCGGCCCCGGTGTATGTAGTGGAAAACCCCACGGTGTTCAGCGCCATCCTCGATGCCGCAGATGCAGGCTGGGAGCTGCCGCCCCTCATCAACGTGAGCGGGCAGCCCAGCGTCGCCGCCCTCACCCTCCTCGACGAGCTGGCCGCAGCGGGCGCACCCATCTACTACAGCGGCGACTTCGATTGGGAAGGGCTGCAGATAGGCCTACGGGTGGCCGAGCGCTGCGGCTCCGCCTTTCGCCCCTGGTTCTTCGACACCAGGGCGTACCAGGCTGCTCCCGCCGGCCTGCCCCTCACGCCCACCCAAGCCGGGCGCCTGGCCGCCCTGAGCGTCCCCTGGGACCCCCAGCTGCCTGCCGCCATCCGGGCGCGCGGCGTCGTGGTCTACCAGGAAGCCATGGTCCCAAATCTTCTGGCCGACCTGCGCGGCAGGCCGCCGGTTCCGGTTCAGCGACGACGAGATTGA
- a CDS encoding TIGR02678 family protein — protein sequence MKQQDRFQEEKQACVEALLNRYWIDKAADLELFRAIRQHYLELKEWFLETCGFSLILTRQFAKLEKVPGEAQPWMGFPSFMHPRDYALFTYCLWYLEDKGENEQFLLTDLVEAVRQHLLGLGVTMDWNLYDHRLSMARALRQLKALSALVAVDGDEMEWAQSREEHNVLYESSLYARYVLRRFPRDLREYSTPEALGEGMYPDTPEGKLKARKHRIFRRLLQEPVVYDAEWSEEERYYVLTQRHFIVEQLARLAGLEGQRYREGLLFFYPEASGEMELFPTARAISDIALALAGEVRRRAAAGRSLPTDGEGRLHLTRLEFEGLLLKLRAKYGSYWSQQYRRATTAELAAELLQHLKEWGLGGELDSATVFLAPALARWNGEYDDEEE from the coding sequence ATGAAACAGCAAGATCGCTTTCAGGAGGAAAAGCAGGCCTGCGTGGAGGCCCTGCTCAACCGTTACTGGATAGATAAAGCGGCCGACCTGGAGCTTTTCCGCGCCATTCGCCAGCACTACCTGGAGCTTAAAGAATGGTTTCTGGAAACGTGCGGCTTCAGCCTTATCCTCACCCGCCAGTTCGCGAAGCTGGAGAAGGTGCCGGGCGAAGCCCAACCGTGGATGGGTTTTCCAAGCTTCATGCACCCGCGCGACTACGCCCTCTTCACTTACTGCCTTTGGTACCTGGAGGACAAAGGGGAAAATGAGCAATTCCTCCTCACGGACCTGGTGGAAGCCGTTCGCCAGCACCTCCTGGGGCTGGGCGTAACCATGGACTGGAACCTCTACGACCACCGCCTGTCCATGGCCCGGGCTTTGCGCCAGCTCAAAGCGCTGAGTGCGCTGGTGGCGGTGGACGGAGATGAAATGGAGTGGGCCCAGAGTAGAGAAGAGCACAATGTACTCTACGAAAGCTCCCTCTACGCCCGCTACGTCCTGCGCCGCTTCCCGCGCGACCTCCGCGAGTACAGCACCCCGGAGGCCCTGGGGGAGGGAATGTACCCGGACACCCCGGAAGGAAAGCTCAAGGCCCGTAAACACCGCATCTTCCGCCGCCTGCTTCAGGAACCGGTGGTGTACGACGCCGAGTGGTCCGAGGAAGAACGTTACTACGTTTTGACCCAACGCCACTTTATCGTGGAGCAGCTGGCGCGCCTGGCGGGGCTGGAGGGCCAGCGTTACCGGGAAGGACTGCTCTTTTTTTACCCCGAGGCCAGCGGCGAGATGGAGCTTTTCCCCACCGCCCGGGCCATCTCAGACATCGCCCTGGCGCTGGCGGGGGAGGTGCGGCGCCGTGCCGCCGCCGGCCGCTCCCTGCCCACCGACGGAGAGGGGCGGCTCCATCTCACCCGCCTTGAGTTTGAAGGCCTGCTCCTTAAGCTGCGCGCAAAATACGGGAGCTACTGGTCCCAGCAGTACCGCCGCGCCACCACCGCGGAACTGGCCGCCGAGCTGCTCCAGCATCTTAAGGAATGGGGGCTGGGCGGCGAGCTGGACAGCGCCACGGTTTTCCTGGCACCGGCCCTGGCGCGCTGGAACGGCGAGTACGACGACGAGGAGGAATGA
- a CDS encoding stalk domain-containing protein, with protein sequence MNKQTRLFLVMLIVAAFLFGTIKVAFSMERRWRGGAGDAAKVFQENSVAADVYQHGEKDDFKDKTRTHDEGDELQVGMEQGSEWGIAEGEDGEFEDGEFGDGEVGDGEVGDGEFTESGAKGLAKRIAELEKKLAEDPNNTKLLWKLVVAYRNAAEYDKAIAVLRELQKQLPHPTAKVTVLLAQCLRAKGDREAALAELGKLLESPATVPGAVYAYEGILKEELGKVEEATEDMENAITTEPKAEDLYKKVGELYKKADKKGIKVFVKGRKLSSDAEPFVENGRTMVPVRAIAQALGLKVDYDGKKDVVVISNPDSSKTLVLYLGRAEAMVDGQKMALDMPARVVPPGRMVVPLRFVSENLGADVKWFEEGQVVAVNEQ encoded by the coding sequence ATGAACAAGCAAACCAGGCTGTTCTTGGTTATGTTGATTGTGGCAGCCTTTCTCTTTGGGACAATAAAAGTGGCGTTCAGCATGGAGAGAAGGTGGCGCGGTGGTGCGGGTGATGCTGCGAAGGTATTCCAGGAGAACTCCGTTGCGGCGGACGTATACCAGCATGGAGAGAAGGACGACTTTAAGGACAAGACCCGCACACACGACGAAGGCGACGAACTGCAGGTAGGGATGGAGCAGGGGTCCGAGTGGGGGATCGCCGAGGGAGAAGACGGAGAATTTGAAGACGGCGAATTTGGAGACGGAGAGGTTGGAGACGGAGAGGTTGGAGACGGGGAATTTACTGAATCGGGAGCAAAAGGCCTCGCGAAGCGCATCGCCGAACTGGAAAAGAAGCTGGCGGAAGATCCTAACAACACGAAACTGCTTTGGAAGCTGGTGGTGGCCTACCGCAATGCTGCAGAGTACGATAAGGCCATCGCGGTGCTCAGGGAACTGCAGAAGCAATTGCCACACCCCACGGCGAAAGTTACAGTGCTGCTAGCCCAGTGCCTCAGGGCCAAGGGCGACCGCGAGGCAGCGCTCGCCGAACTAGGAAAGCTGCTTGAATCGCCCGCGACCGTGCCAGGTGCTGTGTACGCCTACGAAGGCATTCTGAAAGAGGAGCTCGGCAAGGTAGAGGAAGCGACGGAGGACATGGAGAATGCCATCACTACCGAACCGAAAGCTGAGGACCTGTACAAGAAAGTCGGCGAACTCTACAAGAAAGCGGACAAGAAAGGTATCAAGGTGTTCGTGAAGGGCAGAAAACTCTCTAGTGACGCTGAACCCTTTGTCGAGAATGGCCGCACCATGGTACCGGTCCGGGCTATCGCGCAGGCCCTGGGGCTGAAGGTAGACTACGACGGCAAGAAAGACGTGGTCGTCATCTCGAACCCCGACAGCAGTAAGACACTGGTCCTTTACCTGGGTCGCGCCGAGGCGATGGTTGACGGGCAGAAGATGGCCCTCGACATGCCTGCCCGGGTGGTCCCGCCGGGGCGGATGGTCGTCCCGCTCCGTTTTGTGAGCGAAAACCTGGGTGCGGACGTTAAGTGGTTCGAGGAGGGGCAGGTGGTGGCGGTCAACGAGCAGTAG
- a CDS encoding HEPN domain-containing protein — MTNEALAQSYLTKCRTRLKVLDLLLAEGAFSDVVREAQETVELALKGILRHVGVEPPKLHDVGGLLLDFADRLPAPVRAQAKELAEVSKWLRKEGEFALYGEVDFIPTEEYTQADAERAIAGARGHARYTGPPMLPPGAYPGVARAIPKRNNC, encoded by the coding sequence ATGACCAACGAAGCGCTGGCTCAAAGCTACTTGACGAAGTGCCGGACCAGGCTCAAGGTCCTCGACCTGCTCTTGGCCGAGGGGGCTTTTTCCGACGTCGTGCGCGAGGCCCAGGAAACTGTAGAACTGGCCCTTAAGGGCATCCTGCGCCACGTGGGCGTAGAGCCGCCCAAGCTCCACGATGTCGGCGGCCTGCTGCTTGACTTTGCCGACCGCCTGCCGGCTCCCGTACGCGCGCAAGCCAAGGAGCTGGCAGAAGTCTCCAAGTGGTTGCGTAAAGAGGGCGAGTTCGCTCTTTATGGTGAAGTCGACTTCATCCCAACGGAAGAATACACGCAGGCGGACGCCGAGCGGGCCATTGCCGGGGCACGAGGGCACGCCAGGTACACCGGGCCGCCGATGCTGCCACCTGGCGCTTACCCCGGCGTCGCCCGCGCGATCCCCAAGAGGAACAACTGCTAA
- a CDS encoding TIGR02680 family protein, translating into MATRWHIERAGLLNFWLYDEAEFQFSAGRLILRGANGSGKSVTMQSLIPLVLDGDKRPWRLDPFGSRDRRIEYYLLGDADSSTTERTSYLYLEFHHPEQAHYLTIGIGLRARRSSPVGFWGFALTDNRRIGRDFLLYERDFSQGKEAHIPLTRPQLEAAIGSGGWVVTEQGEYKRRVNKLLFGYEDLQSYDELLDLLIQIRSPKLSKDFKPSTIYEILTSALPPLKEDDLRPLAEVLGDMNEISDRLSELAAHRREAERLSRAYAQYNEFQLYAVSRTLSERWEERRARMEAQAAKEQEAAALDEAFKERQDAVTHLGERLTQVRAEYETLSASEALDKERDLERVQADEKEVSRALAAAEERLRDWDKRRRQAEEVIARQEPALQAKTREQQDLLQAMEERARAAEFLTHAAYQSYWQAGTPSGTDFWPAWRRDIEERRAELEKALDLARAEARLKGSAEQAERELSAARKVRDEREAALRRGEEAAEKARDRVQEEIFAWKKELHRLPLSPETLQEVLYRLAHFDELPYDEVKEPVATAYRAAARDLDRLHAKCEAARDKHQEAKEELQRRLEEWRSRREPEPPRSAAREAARRRRQAAGEPGAPLFAACEFRPDLPEAARAALEAALQQAGLLDAWVTAEGLALEPGEEEVWIKPQPQLSARTLADYLVPTPPEGSGLAAVDAVLRTIRVDHGGEAPGGYVAADGTFQLGPLCGQAVPKPRAEFIGKESRRRTRLAEMERLQQLIAAEEAEIAALSARLAELEAQAAALTREYEDFPTGEELRKAFRELERLRLAFDSARKEEEERHKRHQTLVQEWSAARARLHQFMAGWGVPRTEAGLSAALDALRSYEKFFGDLRLCCEEWRRLHGELTQARAGRSEAEKNLVRESEQAANLKERQQDLLARRKTLEGLLRELGLYDLHARLARLKEEEEKLSAALKQEEKAQHEVDKRRAVCRSELQNLAAARSAAEEAWAEQLATWQREWQRQLLPQWAATEVPGGDGAELVKLCRTIIQHYRRYEGTRPDQAANRLHEEFYNTRQTLLPYVPELEEDPAGRLLILLRRDRQNPLTPDMLLTELKAAEEEQRLLLSEKDRELYEEILIHSVGRAIKQKIARAQQWVKQMNQLMQARQTSSGFRLSLRWEPRAAESEEELDTEELVQLLRTDPQLLREEQLDRMVRHFRARIKRAQEESEAGDTLREWVGRLLDYRLWFHFTLYYEKGEGPRRELTDGRFNVLSGGEKAMAMYIPLFAAVYSRYNDANPEAPHLISLDEAFAGVDEENLRDMFALLTQMDLDYIMTSQHLWGCYDTVPAVSIYELYRPKDAPYVSLIHYVWNGRRRAPAADTAAAEAAAAAEEEGE; encoded by the coding sequence GTGGCCACGCGCTGGCACATAGAACGAGCCGGTCTCTTGAACTTCTGGCTCTACGACGAGGCGGAGTTTCAGTTCTCCGCCGGGCGGCTCATCCTGCGCGGGGCCAACGGCTCCGGCAAGTCGGTCACCATGCAGAGCCTCATCCCCCTGGTGCTCGACGGCGATAAGCGGCCCTGGCGGCTGGACCCCTTCGGCTCCCGCGACCGCCGCATCGAGTACTATCTCCTGGGTGACGCCGACAGCAGCACCACCGAGCGTACCAGCTACCTTTACCTGGAGTTCCACCACCCGGAGCAGGCGCACTACCTCACCATCGGCATCGGCCTCCGAGCCCGGCGCAGCTCCCCGGTGGGTTTCTGGGGTTTCGCCTTGACCGACAACCGGCGCATCGGCCGCGACTTTCTCTTGTACGAGCGTGACTTCAGCCAGGGCAAGGAGGCCCACATTCCCCTGACCCGCCCCCAGCTCGAAGCAGCCATCGGCAGCGGCGGCTGGGTGGTTACTGAGCAGGGCGAGTACAAGCGGCGGGTCAACAAGCTCCTCTTCGGCTACGAAGACCTGCAGTCCTACGACGAGCTCTTGGACCTCCTCATCCAGATACGGAGCCCGAAGCTCTCTAAAGACTTCAAACCCTCCACCATCTACGAGATCCTCACCTCCGCCCTGCCGCCCCTCAAGGAAGACGACCTGCGCCCTCTGGCCGAAGTCCTCGGCGACATGAACGAGATCAGCGACCGTTTAAGCGAACTCGCCGCCCACCGCCGGGAGGCGGAGCGGCTGAGCCGCGCCTACGCTCAGTACAACGAGTTCCAGCTTTACGCCGTCTCCCGCACCCTGAGCGAGCGCTGGGAGGAAAGAAGGGCGAGGATGGAGGCACAGGCGGCTAAAGAACAGGAAGCGGCCGCACTGGACGAAGCCTTTAAGGAGCGCCAGGACGCTGTTACCCACCTCGGGGAGAGACTCACCCAGGTGCGGGCCGAGTACGAAACCTTAAGCGCCAGCGAGGCGCTGGACAAAGAAAGGGACCTGGAACGCGTCCAGGCGGATGAAAAAGAAGTGTCCCGGGCACTGGCGGCGGCCGAGGAGCGCCTCCGCGACTGGGACAAGCGCCGGCGCCAGGCTGAGGAGGTAATCGCGCGCCAGGAGCCCGCGCTCCAGGCGAAAACCCGGGAGCAGCAGGATCTGCTCCAAGCCATGGAGGAACGGGCGCGCGCGGCGGAGTTTCTCACCCACGCCGCCTACCAATCCTACTGGCAGGCGGGCACGCCCAGCGGCACCGATTTCTGGCCCGCCTGGCGCCGCGACATCGAAGAGCGCCGGGCGGAGCTGGAAAAAGCCCTCGACCTGGCCCGCGCCGAAGCCCGGCTCAAAGGGAGCGCCGAGCAGGCCGAACGTGAGCTCAGCGCCGCCCGTAAGGTGCGCGACGAGCGCGAAGCAGCGCTGCGCCGGGGAGAAGAAGCGGCGGAAAAGGCCCGCGACCGGGTGCAGGAAGAGATCTTCGCCTGGAAAAAGGAGCTGCACCGGCTCCCCCTCTCCCCCGAAACCCTCCAGGAAGTGCTGTACCGCCTGGCGCACTTCGACGAGCTGCCCTACGACGAGGTGAAGGAGCCGGTGGCCACGGCCTACCGTGCGGCGGCGCGCGACCTGGACCGGCTCCACGCCAAGTGCGAAGCCGCACGGGACAAGCACCAAGAAGCCAAGGAGGAGCTTCAGCGCCGGCTCGAGGAGTGGCGAAGCCGAAGGGAGCCGGAGCCACCGCGGAGTGCGGCCCGGGAAGCTGCCCGGCGCCGCCGCCAGGCCGCCGGCGAGCCCGGTGCTCCGCTCTTCGCCGCCTGTGAGTTCCGCCCCGACCTCCCCGAAGCCGCCCGGGCCGCCCTGGAAGCTGCGCTGCAGCAGGCCGGACTCCTGGATGCCTGGGTGACGGCAGAGGGCCTGGCCCTGGAACCCGGCGAAGAAGAGGTGTGGATAAAGCCACAGCCCCAGCTTTCGGCCCGTACCCTGGCCGACTACCTGGTGCCCACCCCGCCGGAAGGAAGCGGCCTGGCGGCCGTGGATGCCGTGCTGCGCACCATCCGCGTCGACCACGGCGGGGAAGCGCCCGGGGGCTACGTGGCCGCCGACGGCACCTTTCAGCTCGGTCCCCTCTGCGGCCAGGCGGTGCCCAAACCCCGCGCCGAATTCATCGGCAAAGAGAGCCGCCGACGCACCCGCCTGGCGGAGATGGAGCGGCTCCAGCAGCTTATTGCGGCCGAGGAGGCAGAGATTGCCGCCTTGAGCGCCCGACTGGCGGAGCTGGAGGCACAGGCGGCGGCCCTCACCCGCGAATACGAAGACTTCCCCACCGGGGAGGAACTGAGAAAGGCCTTCCGCGAACTGGAACGCTTGCGCCTTGCCTTTGACAGCGCCCGGAAGGAGGAAGAGGAGCGCCATAAGCGGCATCAAACCCTGGTACAAGAGTGGTCGGCCGCCCGTGCACGGCTGCACCAGTTTATGGCCGGCTGGGGGGTTCCCCGGACCGAAGCCGGGCTGTCGGCGGCGCTTGACGCCCTCCGCTCTTACGAAAAGTTCTTCGGCGACCTGCGCCTCTGCTGCGAAGAATGGCGCCGCCTCCACGGCGAGCTGACGCAGGCGCGCGCGGGCCGGTCCGAAGCCGAGAAAAACCTGGTACGCGAAAGCGAACAGGCCGCGAACCTGAAGGAGCGCCAACAGGACCTGCTGGCCCGGCGCAAAACCCTGGAAGGCCTGCTGCGCGAGCTGGGCCTGTACGACCTGCACGCCCGCCTCGCGCGACTAAAAGAGGAAGAAGAGAAGCTCAGCGCCGCCCTGAAGCAGGAAGAAAAAGCCCAGCACGAGGTGGACAAACGTCGGGCCGTCTGCCGGAGCGAGCTACAAAACCTGGCCGCCGCCCGCAGCGCTGCGGAGGAAGCCTGGGCCGAACAGCTCGCGACCTGGCAGCGGGAGTGGCAAAGGCAGCTGCTACCGCAGTGGGCCGCCACGGAGGTCCCGGGCGGGGACGGGGCAGAGCTCGTGAAACTCTGCCGCACCATCATACAGCACTACCGCCGCTACGAGGGTACCCGCCCCGACCAGGCGGCCAACCGCCTGCACGAGGAGTTTTACAACACGCGCCAGACCCTGCTCCCCTACGTGCCGGAGCTGGAGGAAGACCCCGCCGGCCGCCTCTTGATCCTCCTGCGCCGCGACCGGCAGAACCCGCTGACGCCCGACATGCTCCTTACGGAGCTTAAGGCGGCCGAGGAAGAGCAACGCCTGCTTCTCAGCGAAAAGGACCGGGAGCTTTACGAAGAGATTCTCATCCACAGCGTCGGCCGGGCCATCAAGCAGAAGATCGCGCGCGCCCAGCAGTGGGTAAAGCAGATGAACCAGCTTATGCAGGCGCGGCAAACCTCCAGCGGCTTCCGCCTTTCCCTGCGCTGGGAACCGCGCGCCGCCGAGAGCGAAGAGGAACTCGACACCGAGGAGCTGGTGCAGCTGCTGCGCACCGACCCGCAGCTTCTGCGCGAAGAGCAGCTCGACCGCATGGTGCGGCACTTCCGCGCCCGCATCAAACGGGCACAGGAAGAATCCGAGGCCGGCGACACCCTGCGGGAATGGGTGGGCCGGCTCCTGGATTACCGCCTTTGGTTCCATTTTACGCTTTACTACGAAAAAGGCGAGGGACCGCGGCGCGAGCTCACGGACGGGCGCTTCAACGTGCTCAGCGGGGGCGAAAAGGCCATGGCCATGTACATCCCCCTCTTCGCCGCCGTGTACTCCCGCTACAACGATGCCAACCCCGAGGCACCGCATCTTATCTCCCTGGACGAAGCCTTCGCCGGCGTGGACGAAGAGAACCTGCGCGACATGTTTGCCCTTCTCACGCAGATGGACTTGGATTACATCATGACCAGCCAGCACCTCTGGGGCTGTTACGATACCGTCCCGGCCGTCTCCATCTACGAACTCTACCGGCCCAAGGACGCCCCTTACGTCTCCTTGATCCACTACGTCTGGAACGGGCGGCGGCGCGCGCCGGCCGCCGACACCGCAGCGGCCGAAGCAGCCGCTGCCGCTGAAGAAGAAGGAGAATAG
- a CDS encoding pyridoxamine 5'-phosphate oxidase family protein, whose protein sequence is MPKRVLKDEQTITALLERTPVGVLATCAGDQPWAVPMNFVYDAAARRVYLHAAPTGRKLANIQANPKVRFLVYVPGKLVRGETPCRFGQRYQSVILAGRARVVSDPAEKQTALSRLVAKFAEGRELGPIPAAELERVAVLAIDVEEISGKENVD, encoded by the coding sequence ATGCCCAAGCGAGTGCTGAAGGACGAACAAACCATCACTGCGCTCCTGGAACGGACCCCGGTGGGGGTGCTGGCCACGTGCGCGGGGGACCAGCCGTGGGCGGTGCCGATGAACTTCGTGTACGACGCGGCGGCCCGGCGGGTGTACCTGCACGCGGCGCCCACGGGGCGCAAACTGGCGAACATCCAGGCCAATCCCAAGGTGCGCTTTCTGGTCTATGTACCGGGGAAGCTGGTGCGGGGGGAGACGCCCTGCCGCTTCGGCCAGCGCTACCAGAGCGTGATCCTTGCCGGGCGTGCGCGGGTGGTGAGCGACCCGGCGGAAAAGCAAACGGCCCTCAGCCGGCTGGTGGCCAAGTTTGCTGAAGGCCGGGAGCTCGGCCCGATTCCTGCGGCCGAGCTCGAGCGCGTGGCGGTGCTGGCGATAGACGTGGAGGAAATCAGCGGAAAAGAGAACGTGGACTGA
- a CDS encoding nucleotidyltransferase family protein, translating to MHGTTMLAAFENILAALPGAAHQVYGERLVSLVVFGSVARGTPRPDSDIDLLVVAEGLARRRLARVEEFAAIEDLLAPTLASAKQAGVETYLAPVFKTPAEVRLGSLLFLDFVDDARLLYDRDSFFATFLQEFRARLQRLGAYKVQRGGAWYWVVKADYQPGEVFEL from the coding sequence TTGCACGGCACCACAATGCTGGCAGCCTTTGAGAACATACTGGCCGCCCTGCCGGGCGCCGCGCACCAAGTATACGGGGAACGGCTCGTTTCTCTTGTGGTGTTCGGGTCTGTGGCCCGCGGTACCCCGCGGCCGGATTCCGACATCGATCTCCTCGTTGTGGCGGAAGGCCTGGCGCGGCGCCGGCTGGCGCGCGTGGAGGAATTCGCAGCGATAGAGGACCTCCTTGCCCCTACCCTTGCCAGCGCCAAGCAGGCCGGCGTGGAAACATACCTGGCACCGGTCTTCAAAACCCCCGCGGAAGTCAGGCTGGGCAGTCTGCTCTTCCTGGATTTTGTGGATGATGCACGCCTCTTGTACGACCGGGATTCATTCTTCGCTACCTTCCTCCAGGAATTCAGGGCCCGGTTACAGCGCCTCGGTGCTTACAAAGTGCAGCGCGGCGGCGCCTGGTACTGGGTGGTAAAAGCCGATTACCAGCCGGGGGAGGTTTTCGAGCTATGA